One part of the Parabacteroides distasonis ATCC 8503 genome encodes these proteins:
- a CDS encoding DUF4292 domain-containing protein yields the protein MKRDYFLTFLLCGGLLLSMLTGCKSSKKVGTVESASVKAHNEFFQSVEDQSFQFRTLTARLNVDLDIPGKQMSSRVDMKMVKDSAFQLSVQPFLGIEIFRIELSRDTIKVVDRMNKRYMIENYSNLQGQTPIEFNFYNLQALFTNHLFIPGEQGVSRKHYNRFKLNQEGPVAEIKTKDAMGLFYTFKADGEEKLLSTYVADPSDRYALQWLYEDFRLVDRQPFPMLMDVQVLKNGNPEGGVKIHYSRIQLDEPLKLDFSVPSKYKRITFAQVLKTITNLNQ from the coding sequence ATGAAAAGAGACTATTTCTTGACCTTCCTGTTATGTGGAGGTCTTTTACTTTCGATGTTGACAGGCTGTAAATCGTCCAAGAAAGTCGGGACGGTGGAATCCGCTAGCGTGAAGGCTCATAATGAGTTCTTCCAGTCGGTGGAGGATCAATCCTTCCAGTTCCGTACCTTGACGGCCCGGTTGAACGTGGATCTGGATATCCCTGGTAAGCAAATGAGCTCTCGGGTGGATATGAAGATGGTCAAGGATAGTGCTTTCCAACTGTCGGTACAACCTTTTCTCGGGATCGAGATCTTCCGTATCGAGTTGAGCCGGGATACGATCAAGGTGGTAGACCGCATGAATAAACGCTATATGATCGAGAATTATTCCAATTTGCAAGGGCAGACTCCGATCGAGTTCAACTTCTACAATTTGCAGGCTCTTTTCACGAATCATCTGTTTATCCCGGGGGAGCAGGGCGTTTCCCGTAAGCATTATAATCGTTTTAAGCTGAATCAAGAAGGCCCGGTAGCCGAGATCAAGACCAAGGATGCCATGGGGCTTTTCTATACCTTTAAGGCGGATGGCGAGGAGAAACTTCTCTCTACCTATGTAGCGGATCCTTCCGATCGTTATGCCTTGCAATGGCTGTACGAGGATTTTCGCTTGGTGGATCGGCAGCCGTTCCCGATGTTGATGGATGTGCAGGTGTTGAAGAACGGGAATCCCGAGGGTGGGGTGAAGATCCATTACTCCCGTATCCAACTGGACGAGCCGCTCAAGTTGGATTTTTCGGTTCCTTCTAAATATAAGCGTATTACCTTTGCGCAAGTATTGAAAACGATTACGAATCTGAATCAATAA